Proteins encoded in a region of the Flavobacteriaceae bacterium HL-DH10 genome:
- a CDS encoding glycosyltransferase → MVILYHCHNKIQEVVTTKHQKIDVDKNVTLVKALHNLANQFPNEIIVWCHLDYKDYLDLKVIKTIFHHNKIMLSYHPGDHQFLDERIGYVEESVFININKKVSYPTWQMSSAVGAIHATVLLEIKNSIALDSNFDYYLNSLAKLAMPLGLFCYSEPRLLSGEMKLTNSKADMFTLFKFVKQHYKMRWVFLLVLNIWLYEKKIMLLPFLYTFCFGKRTNISINLDAITVQSSKKGLDKTTIDVIIPTIGRKSYLYDVLCDLRNQTQLPKHVIVVEQNPVEESVSELDYLISESWPFKILHTFTHQTGACHARNIALKQVKSDWVFLADDDIVIENNFLAKINHTINQFPYKAFTFRCYLKGETKVFNKIIQWGTFGSGCSIVNMESLNGSVFSEAYEHGFGEDSDFGMQLRNKGIDVIYLPEPSILHLKASIGGFRTKPKLLWQDEDVQPKPSPTVMLFQLLHKTKTQQLGYKTLLFLKYYNKQSIKKPFKYYRAFKKQWSQSLNYANQLKNNF, encoded by the coding sequence ATGGTTATACTTTATCATTGTCATAATAAGATTCAAGAGGTGGTTACTACTAAGCATCAAAAAATTGATGTTGATAAAAATGTGACGCTTGTTAAGGCTTTGCATAATCTAGCTAATCAATTTCCAAATGAAATAATAGTGTGGTGCCATCTGGATTACAAAGATTATTTAGATTTAAAGGTCATTAAAACTATTTTTCATCACAACAAAATAATGCTGTCATACCATCCAGGAGACCATCAATTTTTGGATGAGCGAATAGGTTATGTGGAGGAATCCGTTTTTATAAATATCAATAAAAAAGTATCCTACCCTACTTGGCAAATGAGTAGTGCAGTAGGAGCTATACATGCAACTGTTTTATTGGAAATAAAAAACAGCATAGCACTAGATTCTAACTTTGATTATTACCTTAATTCTTTGGCAAAATTAGCGATGCCGCTTGGATTATTCTGTTATTCAGAGCCTCGATTATTATCTGGGGAAATGAAATTGACTAATTCTAAAGCGGATATGTTTACTCTTTTCAAGTTTGTTAAACAGCATTATAAGATGCGATGGGTGTTTTTATTGGTTTTGAATATATGGTTGTATGAAAAAAAAATAATGTTGCTTCCTTTTTTGTATACATTTTGTTTTGGTAAAAGAACCAATATATCTATAAACTTGGATGCCATAACTGTTCAATCTTCCAAAAAAGGATTAGATAAAACAACCATAGATGTTATCATTCCAACCATTGGTAGAAAATCTTATTTGTACGACGTATTATGTGATTTGCGAAACCAAACTCAGCTCCCAAAACATGTGATTGTTGTGGAACAAAATCCAGTTGAAGAAAGTGTTTCAGAATTGGATTATTTAATATCAGAATCTTGGCCGTTTAAAATATTACATACATTTACACACCAAACAGGTGCTTGTCATGCCAGAAACATCGCTTTGAAACAAGTAAAAAGTGATTGGGTGTTTTTAGCGGATGATGATATTGTAATTGAAAATAACTTTCTAGCTAAAATCAATCACACTATTAATCAATTCCCATATAAAGCGTTTACTTTTCGTTGCTATTTAAAAGGAGAAACCAAAGTGTTCAATAAAATTATACAATGGGGAACTTTTGGTTCTGGTTGTAGTATTGTGAATATGGAGTCTTTAAACGGAAGTGTTTTTTCAGAAGCCTATGAACATGGCTTTGGAGAAGACTCCGATTTTGGAATGCAACTTCGTAATAAGGGTATTGATGTTATTTATTTACCAGAACCCTCTATATTACATTTAAAAGCCTCTATAGGTGGCTTTAGAACAAAACCTAAGTTGTTATGGCAAGACGAGGATGTACAGCCAAAACCATCACCAACAGTTATGTTATTTCAATTATTGCACAAAACCAAGACCCAACAATTGGGATACAAAACGTTATTGTTTTTAAAATATTACAATAAGCAATCCATTAAAAAACCTTTTAAATATTATAGAGCATTTAAAAAACAGTGGAGCCAAAGTTTAAACTATGCTAACCAATTAAAAAATAATTTCTAA
- a CDS encoding glycosyltransferase family 2 protein codes for MMFSLIVCTYIRPQPLLELLQSVKEQTLYPNEILIIDGSSNNETETVLNKKPFKNLRYYKVDKLNRGLTKQRNFGINLVSKDSEIMCFLDDDIILTPSYFETLIETYSIKSDALAVGGYITNEVSWKLSDNQNDSSKFYFDGWMRNEPSRFKIRQLFGLLPDVDPGFMPTFSHGRSISFLPPSEKIYEVEQLMGGYLVIKKKFSIALNFLIILKVTDFMRMPIFH; via the coding sequence ATGATGTTTTCATTGATAGTATGTACCTATATCCGACCGCAACCTTTGTTAGAATTATTGCAGTCGGTTAAAGAACAAACGTTATATCCTAATGAAATTTTAATAATTGATGGTTCATCAAACAACGAAACTGAGACAGTTTTAAATAAAAAACCTTTTAAAAACTTAAGATATTATAAGGTTGATAAATTAAACAGAGGCTTGACCAAACAGCGGAATTTTGGAATTAATTTGGTTTCTAAAGATTCTGAAATAATGTGTTTTTTAGATGATGATATTATTTTAACTCCTAGCTATTTTGAAACCTTAATTGAAACGTATTCAATTAAATCAGACGCATTAGCTGTTGGGGGTTATATTACGAATGAAGTTTCATGGAAATTATCAGATAATCAAAATGACTCGTCAAAATTTTATTTTGATGGTTGGATGCGTAATGAACCTTCGCGATTTAAAATAAGACAATTATTTGGTTTGTTGCCAGATGTGGACCCAGGATTTATGCCTACATTTTCTCATGGGCGTTCTATTAGTTTTTTACCACCATCAGAAAAGATTTATGAAGTTGAACAACTTATGGGGGGGTATCTAGTTATAAAAAAGAAGTTTTCAATAGCCTTAAATTTTCTAATTATTTTGAAGGTTACGGACTTTATGAGGATGCCGATTTTTCATTGA
- a CDS encoding glycosyltransferase yields MKFLILTHVLHKQQNNQWFAYAPYVNEMNLWFKYVDEVEIVAPILINKTSSIEHPYSHNNIKFNKIPSIAFINFKQSFLSIFLLPSIFFKIFKACKETDHIHLRCPGNIGLIGCLVQILFPSKPKTAKYAGNWDPNAKQPLSYKLQKWILRNTFLTKNMTVLVYGDWNHQTKNIKSFFTATYKNSEIEKLIKREYSDMLKFVFVGSLVEGKRPLFAIKLVEELYKQGKQITLDLYGDGVLKEVLQNYIVENKLEDVIVVHGNQSKEIIKEALRKAHFSILPSISEGWPKAIAEAMFFGVIPIATKISCVPNMLDYGERGILIEPKLDVATTIINKALPNVLLLEGMSQKASNWAQSYTLEVFEEEISKLIMPS; encoded by the coding sequence ATGAAATTTTTAATCCTCACACATGTTTTACACAAGCAGCAGAACAACCAATGGTTTGCCTATGCGCCTTATGTGAATGAGATGAATTTATGGTTTAAATATGTAGATGAGGTTGAAATAGTAGCGCCAATTTTAATAAATAAAACAAGTTCAATAGAACACCCCTATTCACATAATAATATTAAGTTTAATAAAATACCATCTATTGCCTTTATAAATTTTAAGCAGTCTTTTTTGTCGATATTTTTATTGCCATCAATTTTCTTTAAAATTTTCAAAGCTTGTAAAGAAACAGATCATATTCATTTGCGATGTCCTGGAAATATTGGTTTAATAGGGTGTTTAGTTCAAATACTATTTCCTTCAAAACCTAAGACTGCAAAATATGCTGGAAATTGGGATCCAAACGCGAAACAACCCTTAAGTTATAAGTTGCAAAAATGGATTTTAAGGAATACATTTTTAACTAAAAATATGACCGTTTTGGTGTATGGAGATTGGAACCATCAAACTAAAAATATAAAATCCTTTTTTACGGCTACTTATAAAAACTCTGAAATAGAAAAACTTATAAAAAGAGAGTATTCAGACATGTTAAAGTTTGTTTTTGTGGGCAGTTTAGTTGAGGGCAAAAGACCTTTGTTTGCAATTAAGTTAGTAGAAGAACTATACAAGCAAGGAAAACAAATCACTTTAGATCTGTATGGTGATGGCGTTTTAAAAGAAGTTTTGCAAAATTATATAGTAGAAAACAAATTAGAAGATGTTATTGTCGTGCATGGTAACCAATCTAAAGAAATTATAAAAGAGGCATTACGAAAGGCTCATTTTTCAATATTACCATCAATTTCTGAAGGTTGGCCAAAAGCAATAGCTGAAGCCATGTTTTTTGGGGTAATTCCCATTGCAACAAAAATATCCTGTGTGCCTAATATGTTAGATTATGGAGAAAGAGGCATATTAATTGAACCAAAATTAGATGTTGCTACAACCATTATAAATAAGGCATTACCTAATGTTTTGTTATTAGAAGGGATGTCTCAAAAAGCTTCAAATTGGGCGCAAAGTTATACCTTAGAGGTTTTTGAGGAAGAAATTTCTAAACTGATAATGCCTTCATGA
- a CDS encoding glycosyltransferase: protein MRVLQLIDSLHAGGAERVAVNLANGLSTKIDKSFLCATRQEGHLKESISSQVGYLFLNKTKTIDFRAIQKLKAFIKEEKIEIIHAHSSSFFLATIIKIIYPKLVLVWHDHYGKSEYLDKRPTFVLKWCSKLFNHVFVVNSKLESWSKEMLDCKSVSYLPNFAVANNKASLTKLKGEAGKRVICLANFRAQKDHINLLKAFNMVWKTNTGWTLHLVGHDFKDEYALDIKNFIKDNALEKHVFIYGSCTDISHILNQSDIGVLSSKSEGLPLSLLEYGLAGLATITTNVGDCYKVVSKDAEGLLIPSNNTDALVNALLKYINNKNLRLESGRCLKAKVNTSFSEPSILNSILETYKKHQI from the coding sequence ATGAGAGTATTACAATTAATAGATTCATTACATGCTGGAGGTGCGGAGCGCGTCGCTGTAAACTTAGCAAACGGATTATCTACTAAAATTGATAAGTCCTTTTTATGTGCGACTCGACAAGAAGGACATTTAAAGGAAAGTATTTCAAGTCAGGTGGGTTATTTGTTTTTAAATAAAACAAAAACTATAGATTTTAGAGCGATACAAAAGTTGAAAGCTTTTATTAAAGAAGAAAAAATTGAAATAATTCACGCACATTCCAGCTCTTTTTTTTTAGCAACTATTATTAAAATAATATACCCAAAGCTTGTATTGGTATGGCATGATCATTATGGGAAAAGTGAGTACTTAGATAAACGTCCGACATTTGTTTTAAAATGGTGTTCGAAATTATTTAATCATGTTTTTGTAGTTAATTCCAAGTTAGAAAGTTGGTCTAAAGAAATGCTTGATTGTAAATCGGTAAGTTATTTGCCGAATTTTGCAGTTGCTAACAACAAAGCATCTTTAACAAAATTAAAAGGGGAAGCAGGAAAAAGAGTTATTTGTTTAGCAAATTTCAGAGCGCAGAAGGATCATATAAATCTTTTAAAGGCTTTTAATATGGTATGGAAAACAAATACGGGTTGGACATTGCATTTAGTTGGTCATGATTTTAAAGATGAGTATGCATTAGACATTAAAAATTTTATAAAAGATAATGCCTTAGAAAAGCATGTCTTTATTTATGGAAGTTGTACGGATATTTCTCATATTTTAAATCAGAGCGATATAGGGGTGTTATCTTCAAAATCAGAGGGTTTGCCTTTGTCGTTATTAGAATATGGCTTAGCAGGCTTAGCAACTATTACAACTAATGTTGGAGATTGTTACAAAGTGGTTTCCAAAGATGCAGAAGGCCTTTTAATTCCTTCAAATAATACAGATGCTTTAGTAAATGCTTTGTTGAAATATATCAATAATAAAAATTTAAGACTTGAGTCAGGACGATGTTTAAAAGCGAAGGTTAATACGTCGTTTTCTGAACCGTCTATATTAAATTCCATTTTAGAAACTTATAAAAAACACCAAATATGA
- a CDS encoding O-antigen ligase family protein, with product MKLSLYYKLLVFHIVLAIGIFVYKPLALAYFLLIIVFFSYKILRASKKYKTFYVLLACAYIVGIEVFLRMNGGTVFYEASKYLVIVFVVMGLLSNSFSNQAIIYLIYILLLIPGIFVAVTEMGFESDIRRAIAFNLSGPICLGITAFYCYKRSLSFKQIKIILLAFLFPLISMAVYLVLYTPNLQEIITSTGSNFSASGGFGPNQVATVLGIGMFVLSTRFFMSRELFYHRIIDLILFALLGFRALVTFSRGGVITATILIVFFLAVYYFKVNIKTKFRIKFSLFVFLMMVVFTWLVSSIQTSGFLDKRYANQDAAGREKEDITTGRTDLLAFEIGEFVDNPFLGIGVGKVKEARLNETGVAAASHNEMSRIVAEHGLFGVFAFLILLLTPLVFRMRNRTNLFFYSFYLFWFLTINHSAMRIAAPAFIYGLCLLNITYETPKTKSLYPKHD from the coding sequence ATGAAGTTGTCTTTGTATTATAAACTTCTTGTGTTTCATATAGTTTTAGCTATTGGTATTTTTGTCTATAAACCATTAGCATTAGCTTATTTTCTGCTCATTATTGTATTTTTTAGTTATAAAATTTTAAGGGCATCTAAAAAGTATAAAACATTCTATGTGCTATTAGCTTGTGCTTACATCGTGGGAATTGAAGTTTTTTTAAGGATGAATGGGGGTACAGTATTTTATGAAGCAAGTAAATATTTAGTTATTGTATTTGTTGTGATGGGATTATTGAGTAATAGCTTTTCAAATCAAGCCATAATTTATTTGATTTATATTTTATTGCTAATCCCAGGGATTTTTGTTGCGGTAACAGAAATGGGGTTTGAATCGGATATTAGAAGAGCCATTGCTTTTAATTTAAGTGGTCCTATTTGTTTAGGAATCACTGCATTTTATTGTTATAAGAGGAGTTTAAGCTTTAAGCAGATAAAAATTATATTGTTAGCTTTTTTATTTCCGCTTATTAGTATGGCTGTTTATTTGGTTTTATATACACCAAATTTACAAGAGATTATAACCAGTACAGGATCTAATTTTAGTGCTTCTGGTGGTTTTGGACCTAATCAAGTAGCAACCGTTTTGGGTATAGGTATGTTTGTGTTATCAACACGTTTTTTTATGTCTAGAGAGTTATTCTATCATAGAATTATTGATTTAATTTTGTTTGCATTATTAGGGTTTAGAGCATTGGTAACATTCAGTAGAGGAGGCGTCATTACAGCTACTATATTGATTGTCTTTTTTTTAGCCGTTTATTATTTTAAAGTTAATATAAAAACGAAATTCCGTATTAAATTTTCATTATTTGTTTTCTTAATGATGGTGGTCTTTACTTGGTTGGTTAGCTCCATTCAAACCAGTGGGTTTTTAGATAAACGTTATGCGAATCAAGATGCAGCTGGAAGAGAAAAGGAAGATATTACTACAGGAAGAACAGATTTGTTAGCTTTTGAGATTGGTGAATTTGTTGATAATCCTTTTTTAGGAATTGGTGTTGGTAAAGTAAAAGAAGCACGTTTAAATGAAACGGGTGTTGCTGCAGCCTCACATAATGAAATGAGCCGTATAGTTGCAGAGCATGGTTTGTTTGGGGTATTTGCTTTTTTAATTTTATTGCTTACTCCATTGGTGTTTAGAATGAGAAATAGAACGAATCTATTTTTTTATTCATTCTATTTGTTTTGGTTTCTAACCATTAATCATTCTGCCATGCGAATTGCTGCGCCAGCATTTATTTATGGACTTTGTTTGTTAAATATCACTTATGAAACACCCAAAACGAAATCATTATACCCAAAACATGATTAA
- a CDS encoding glycosyltransferase family 4 protein: MKKLLYIGNQLSQKGKTETTIETLSKSLRLEGYLVFTASEIQNKIVRLLDMLFHILRYRAQVDFVLMDTYSTQNFYYAYLCSQLCRFLKLKYIPILHGGNLPNRLKTHPKLSKQIFNNAYKNIAPSEYILSEFKKQGYHNLVYIPNSIKLKNYPFKQRIIDKPKLLWVRSFSEIYNPLLAIDVFNQLLKEDVEASLCMVGPENDGSLKKAKVYANQLDVDITFTGKLSKQAWIDVSQDYNIFINTTNYDNMPVSVIEAMALGLPIVSTNVGGMPFLIENEKEGILVKPNNVNVFVSAIKKLQTNREHVNSITNNARKKVECFDWEIVKKQWLSVLQ; this comes from the coding sequence ATGAAAAAACTTCTATATATAGGAAATCAATTATCTCAAAAAGGTAAAACAGAAACAACTATTGAGACATTAAGCAAATCTTTGAGGTTAGAAGGTTATCTTGTTTTTACTGCTTCAGAAATTCAAAATAAGATAGTTCGTTTACTGGATATGCTATTTCACATACTTAGATATAGAGCCCAAGTTGATTTTGTTTTAATGGATACGTATAGCACACAAAATTTTTATTATGCTTATTTGTGTAGTCAATTGTGTAGATTTTTAAAGTTGAAATATATCCCTATTCTACATGGCGGTAATTTACCAAATAGGTTGAAAACACACCCAAAGTTAAGCAAACAGATCTTTAATAATGCTTATAAAAATATAGCACCTTCTGAATATATTTTATCGGAATTTAAAAAACAGGGTTATCATAATTTAGTATATATTCCTAATTCTATAAAGCTTAAAAATTATCCGTTTAAGCAACGTATTATTGATAAACCAAAACTTCTTTGGGTACGTTCTTTTTCAGAAATTTATAATCCATTATTAGCAATAGATGTTTTTAATCAGTTACTAAAAGAAGACGTTGAAGCCTCATTATGTATGGTTGGTCCGGAAAATGATGGTTCACTTAAAAAAGCGAAAGTCTATGCCAATCAATTAGATGTAGATATTACGTTTACGGGAAAACTTTCTAAGCAAGCATGGATTGATGTATCACAGGACTATAATATTTTTATTAATACCACTAATTATGATAATATGCCAGTAAGTGTTATTGAAGCTATGGCATTAGGATTACCTATTGTCTCAACCAATGTTGGTGGTATGCCTTTTTTAATTGAAAATGAAAAAGAAGGCATATTAGTTAAACCCAATAATGTAAATGTATTTGTAAGCGCCATAAAGAAGCTCCAAACTAATAGAGAACATGTAAATTCAATAACTAATAATGCAAGGAAAAAAGTGGAATGTTTTGATTGGGAAATTGTTAAAAAACAATGGCTTAGTGTTTTGCAGTGA
- a CDS encoding sugar transferase — protein sequence MSKKGIHFNISERKVLLRVFDIISILVVLYFVSNTFDFDYFTINKENWRWVFVLILYISLFGTIFELYDLQKSSRLEKVLANIILTASVTVLFYFLTPFFTPILPDNRLQILYFYFAILFALFVWRLAYITFIVSPRFYKKVLIVGETSNIQTIVEAFNGADSNYKIVGFINCEVQKIDKIKFNGIVEYSPKQIYQVIKDESISEIVIASYNSESITPEIYKDLITLLEGGFSIKEYAQVYEDMTYRVPVQFVGKDFYKYFPFSRSNQNKMYLFFHRFFDVLISVTGILFSVFIIPFVMLGNLIGNRGPLFYSQERIGKNGNLFKIVKFRTMVKNAEKDGAVWAKKNDVRITPFGKFLRNSRLDEVPQFLNILKGDMSLIGPRPERPYFVRELSQTLPFYETRHIIKPGLTGWAQVNTRYGSSIDDSLLKLQYDLYYIKHRSFFLDINILIKTISTMIFFRGQ from the coding sequence ATGTCGAAAAAAGGAATTCACTTCAATATTTCCGAACGTAAAGTATTATTGCGTGTTTTTGATATTATTTCAATACTTGTTGTTTTATATTTTGTAAGTAACACATTTGATTTTGATTATTTTACTATCAATAAAGAAAATTGGAGATGGGTATTTGTGTTAATTTTATACATTTCTCTATTCGGAACTATTTTTGAACTTTACGATTTGCAAAAATCTAGTAGGTTAGAAAAAGTACTAGCTAATATTATACTCACAGCATCTGTTACCGTGCTGTTTTATTTTTTAACCCCATTTTTCACTCCTATTTTACCAGACAATAGATTGCAAATTCTTTATTTTTATTTTGCGATACTATTTGCTCTGTTTGTTTGGCGTTTAGCCTATATAACGTTTATAGTATCTCCACGTTTTTATAAAAAAGTACTAATAGTTGGAGAAACCTCTAATATACAAACGATTGTAGAAGCTTTTAATGGAGCAGATTCTAATTATAAAATAGTTGGTTTTATTAATTGTGAAGTACAGAAAATAGATAAGATTAAATTTAATGGAATAGTTGAATATAGCCCTAAGCAAATTTATCAAGTTATTAAAGATGAAAGTATATCTGAAATTGTTATTGCTAGCTATAATTCAGAATCGATAACACCAGAAATTTATAAAGATCTTATAACACTTTTAGAAGGCGGGTTTTCAATAAAAGAGTATGCACAGGTTTATGAAGACATGACCTATAGAGTGCCTGTTCAGTTTGTAGGAAAAGATTTTTATAAATACTTCCCCTTTAGTAGAAGTAATCAAAATAAAATGTATCTGTTTTTTCATCGTTTTTTTGATGTCCTTATTTCTGTGACAGGAATTTTATTTAGTGTTTTCATTATTCCATTTGTTATGTTAGGTAATTTAATTGGTAATCGTGGTCCTCTTTTTTATTCCCAGGAACGCATTGGTAAAAATGGTAACCTTTTTAAAATAGTTAAGTTTAGAACTATGGTGAAGAATGCTGAAAAAGATGGAGCCGTTTGGGCCAAAAAGAATGATGTTAGGATAACACCTTTTGGGAAGTTTTTAAGAAATTCTAGGCTAGATGAAGTCCCTCAGTTTTTGAATATTTTAAAAGGTGATATGAGTTTAATCGGACCAAGACCCGAGCGCCCATATTTTGTTAGAGAGTTATCGCAAACGCTTCCTTTTTATGAGACAAGGCATATTATTAAACCAGGTTTAACAGGGTGGGCACAGGTAAATACTAGATACGGGTCTTCAATAGATGATAGTTTACTAAAACTTCAGTATGATTTATATTATATTAAGCATAGAAGCTTTTTTCTGGATATTAATATTCTTATAAAAACCATTAGTACTATGATTTTCTTTAGAGGGCAATAG
- a CDS encoding DUF4105 domain-containing protein — protein sequence MQKQLILLVSFLFFITLQAQPNILSNEAEISVLTVGPGNDLNDAFGHSAFRILDRKNKIDEVYGYGEFNFNAPNFYLKFAQGKLNYSIGKDDFYRFYQVYAYYNRSIKAQILNLSQTEKQKLYNFLLNNYKPKNRNYLYEFFFDNCATKIKDVTNIAANNTIQFKLPENYEEKSFRTLIHENLNRNSWGSLGIDMALGAVIDKKATPEEQMFLPKYIYKFFKAATINNGSTPLVKESKILYAKKETVERESFLTSPLFIFGIIGFLIIFITYKDYKNNKQSKWLDITLFSVTGLISVVILLLWFATNHTGTHQNYNLLWACPINILVLSQLYKKNISDWFIKYIKLLVILLCLLTLHWIIGIQVFAIGLIPLLIALCIRYIFLINHYNKL from the coding sequence ATGCAAAAACAACTTATCCTTTTAGTCTCTTTTTTGTTTTTTATTACTCTACAGGCTCAACCAAACATTTTATCTAATGAAGCCGAAATAAGTGTCCTTACTGTTGGTCCTGGTAATGATTTAAATGATGCTTTTGGACATAGTGCCTTTAGAATTTTAGATCGTAAAAATAAAATTGATGAAGTTTATGGTTATGGTGAATTTAATTTTAATGCTCCTAATTTTTATTTAAAATTTGCTCAAGGCAAACTCAACTATTCCATAGGGAAAGATGATTTTTACAGGTTTTATCAAGTATATGCATATTATAATAGAAGTATAAAAGCGCAAATTTTAAACCTTTCTCAAACTGAAAAACAAAAATTATACAACTTCTTATTAAACAATTACAAGCCAAAAAATAGAAATTATTTATATGAATTCTTTTTTGATAACTGTGCTACCAAAATTAAAGATGTCACTAATATTGCAGCAAACAACACCATTCAATTTAAGCTTCCTGAAAATTACGAAGAAAAATCGTTTAGAACCTTAATACACGAAAATCTTAATAGAAATTCTTGGGGAAGTTTAGGCATCGATATGGCTTTAGGTGCTGTAATTGATAAAAAAGCAACACCAGAAGAACAGATGTTTTTACCCAAATACATCTATAAATTCTTTAAAGCAGCAACCATAAATAACGGGAGTACGCCACTAGTAAAAGAAAGCAAAATACTTTACGCTAAAAAAGAAACTGTAGAAAGAGAATCCTTTTTAACGAGTCCTTTATTCATTTTTGGAATTATTGGATTTCTTATCATCTTCATCACTTATAAAGATTATAAAAACAACAAGCAAAGTAAATGGTTAGATATCACTTTGTTTAGTGTTACTGGACTTATTAGCGTAGTTATCTTACTGCTTTGGTTTGCTACTAATCATACAGGTACACACCAAAATTATAATCTACTTTGGGCTTGTCCTATTAACATTTTAGTACTAAGCCAATTATATAAAAAGAATATTAGTGATTGGTTTATAAAGTACATAAAACTTTTAGTCATCCTTTTATGCCTATTAACCTTACATTGGATTATTGGAATACAAGTGTTTGCAATTGGGCTAATTCCTTTATTAATCGCTTTATGTATTCGGTATATATTTTTAATAAATCATTATAACAAACTTTAG
- a CDS encoding PorV/PorQ family protein, with amino-acid sequence MKAYLTVLFSIISISIFSQTTRKYSNEFMNIGVDAAALGMSSAVTSHTADVNSSYWNPAGLLKLEDNQLALMHSSYFANIANYDYAAYAMPLDDRSAIAISLIRFAVDDILNTTQLIDEQGNINYDRISLFSTADYGLTFSYARKLPVQGLNYGVNAKVIRRIIGDFASSWGFGLDLGIQFETENDWKFGVMARDITTTFNAWAIDETEFAKVQNAVEGQNQELPETTEITIPKLQIGISKLVDFNYDYTLLTSVNLNVRFEENNDVFSSSFASINPALGFEFGYIDMVYLRAGLGNFQNELQIDNTEQLSFQPSFGLGFKYNGIQIDYAFTDIGDQSVALYSNVFSLKVDLSIFR; translated from the coding sequence TTGAAAGCTTATTTAACGGTATTATTCTCTATAATTTCAATATCTATATTTAGTCAAACCACTAGAAAATATTCTAATGAGTTTATGAATATTGGTGTGGATGCTGCTGCTTTGGGTATGAGTAGTGCAGTAACGTCACATACGGCTGATGTTAACTCAAGTTATTGGAATCCTGCTGGATTATTAAAACTTGAAGACAATCAATTAGCATTAATGCATTCTAGCTACTTTGCTAATATTGCCAACTATGATTATGCGGCTTATGCCATGCCTTTAGATGATAGAAGTGCTATTGCCATATCATTAATTCGCTTTGCAGTTGATGATATTTTAAACACAACGCAACTTATTGACGAACAAGGCAATATTAATTATGATAGAATTAGTTTATTTTCAACTGCCGATTATGGCTTAACGTTTTCTTATGCCAGAAAGCTTCCTGTACAAGGTTTAAACTATGGTGTTAACGCCAAAGTAATTCGTCGTATTATAGGCGATTTTGCGTCTTCTTGGGGATTTGGTTTAGATTTAGGAATTCAGTTTGAAACTGAAAACGACTGGAAATTTGGAGTGATGGCGCGCGATATTACTACAACATTTAATGCTTGGGCAATTGATGAAACAGAATTTGCTAAAGTACAAAATGCTGTAGAGGGACAGAACCAAGAACTCCCAGAAACTACTGAAATAACCATTCCTAAACTACAGATTGGAATTTCTAAATTAGTAGACTTCAACTACGATTATACGCTTTTAACTTCGGTTAATTTAAATGTTAGGTTTGAAGAAAACAATGATGTATTCTCTTCATCATTTGCTAGTATCAATCCTGCTTTAGGTTTTGAGTTTGGTTATATAGATATGGTTTATTTACGTGCTGGTTTAGGTAATTTTCAGAATGAGTTACAAATAGATAATACCGAGCAGTTAAGTTTTCAACCTAGTTTTGGTTTAGGCTTTAAATATAATGGTATTCAAATAGATTATGCATTTACCGATATTGGCGACCAAAGTGTGGCTTTATATTCTAATGTGTTTTCTTTAAAAGTAGATTTAAGTATCTTTCGGTAA